Proteins co-encoded in one Bremerella sp. TYQ1 genomic window:
- a CDS encoding ADP-ribosylglycohydrolase family protein, with protein sequence MSDVRLELARTSLEGLSLGDAFGQQFFSPSVAAEAKPGRLPPPPWKFTDDTEMAIALVETLHEHGAVDQDDFARRLAERYQADPHRGYGAGARELLEAIGHGGSWRTLSRAMFGGSGSYGNGSAMRVAPLGAWFADDVEQTIHQATLSAEVTHTHHEGIVGAVAIALAAGWAARREAEPAEDLIRWVASKIEESEVRKRLEWVSSYPLDTWPFTIASQVGTGLEISAQDTVPYTVWMAAAFLDDYEKALWTAARVGGDIDTTCAIIGGIVALNVGTPALPETWLRCRESLS encoded by the coding sequence ATGTCGGACGTTCGCCTGGAACTTGCTCGAACTTCACTCGAGGGACTCTCTCTGGGCGACGCGTTCGGCCAACAGTTCTTCTCTCCTTCGGTTGCCGCGGAAGCGAAGCCTGGCCGTCTGCCACCACCTCCTTGGAAGTTCACCGACGATACGGAAATGGCGATCGCTTTGGTCGAAACGCTCCACGAACATGGGGCGGTCGATCAAGACGATTTCGCACGACGCCTGGCCGAGCGTTATCAGGCCGATCCGCACCGCGGCTATGGAGCCGGGGCACGCGAACTTCTGGAAGCGATCGGGCACGGCGGATCTTGGCGAACGCTCAGTCGAGCGATGTTCGGTGGCAGTGGCTCTTACGGCAACGGGTCGGCGATGCGTGTCGCTCCGCTCGGAGCTTGGTTCGCTGACGATGTCGAGCAAACGATTCATCAAGCGACACTCTCCGCCGAAGTGACTCACACGCATCACGAAGGAATTGTCGGTGCAGTCGCGATCGCCCTTGCTGCCGGCTGGGCAGCTCGCCGCGAAGCGGAACCGGCGGAAGATTTGATTCGCTGGGTTGCCTCGAAGATCGAAGAAAGCGAAGTCCGCAAACGTTTGGAATGGGTCAGTTCGTACCCACTCGATACGTGGCCCTTCACCATTGCATCGCAAGTCGGCACCGGCCTGGAAATCAGCGCCCAGGACACCGTTCCCTACACGGTATGGATGGCCGCCGCATTCCTGGACGACTACGAAAAAGCCCTCTGGACCGCCGCCCGAGTCGGCGGCGACATCGACACCACATGCGCCATCATCGGAGGCATCGTCGCGCTAAACGTCGGCACCCCCGCCCTTCCAGAAACATGGCTACGCTGCCGAGAGAGTTTGAGTTAA
- a CDS encoding bile acid:sodium symporter family protein — MRSLLRRHWFLAGLLAVVVIGFAFSEPLRDLPEMSLLRNGIVVTVLFLMAFPLAFGDLQGAIRRPFAAMLATLINAGILPLIAWAVSLLASGDFAIGINLMAAIPCTLASAAVWTRRAGGNDSVALIVTIVTNSLCFLITPFWLLWTTGSEITITIGASPDGKGLSLIDMVTKLFVVVVLPMAFGQLARLLPNAGNWATRNKFSLGIFAQIGVLMMVLLGCISCGLKLRGLPTDQMPTVLSFAVMIALVLGIHLSALFLGIGAARQLKFSRPEEIAIAFAGSQKTLMIGLAIATEFYTANPLAILPMVAFHVGQLFLDTAVADRYMAAEFASVHPEEPLIEGD, encoded by the coding sequence GTGCGATCTTTACTCCGAAGGCATTGGTTCCTGGCCGGGCTGCTAGCAGTGGTAGTCATTGGTTTCGCGTTCTCCGAGCCTCTTCGTGATTTGCCAGAAATGAGCTTGTTACGAAATGGCATCGTTGTGACGGTACTCTTTCTGATGGCGTTTCCGTTGGCATTCGGCGACTTGCAAGGAGCTATTCGTCGGCCATTCGCTGCTATGCTGGCCACGCTGATCAACGCCGGCATCTTGCCGTTAATTGCCTGGGCCGTCTCGCTGTTGGCATCCGGCGACTTTGCGATCGGGATCAACTTGATGGCGGCTATCCCATGTACGCTCGCATCGGCTGCCGTTTGGACTCGGAGGGCAGGGGGCAACGACTCAGTCGCGTTGATCGTGACCATCGTGACCAATTCGCTTTGCTTTCTTATCACTCCGTTTTGGCTGCTTTGGACCACCGGCAGCGAAATCACGATCACCATAGGAGCGTCGCCCGACGGGAAGGGCCTTTCGCTAATCGATATGGTTACGAAGCTTTTTGTCGTTGTTGTCCTGCCGATGGCGTTCGGTCAGCTTGCCAGGCTGTTGCCCAACGCAGGGAATTGGGCCACGCGAAACAAGTTTTCCCTCGGAATTTTCGCCCAGATTGGCGTGTTGATGATGGTCTTGCTCGGCTGCATCAGTTGTGGGCTGAAGCTGCGTGGTCTGCCGACCGATCAAATGCCCACGGTTCTTTCGTTTGCCGTGATGATTGCCCTGGTCCTGGGAATTCACCTCTCCGCGCTCTTTTTGGGAATCGGAGCGGCACGGCAACTCAAGTTTTCGAGGCCTGAAGAGATTGCGATTGCTTTCGCAGGTAGCCAGAAGACATTGATGATTGGCCTGGCAATCGCCACAGAGTTTTACACCGCCAACCCGTTGGCCATTCTGCCGATGGTCGCTTTTCACGTAGGCCAGTTATTTCTCGACACGGCCGTCGCCGACCGCTACATGGCCGCCGAGTTCGCCAGCGTCCATCCCGAAGAGCCACTGATCGAAGGGGATTGA